One Streptomyces sp. B21-105 genomic region harbors:
- a CDS encoding thiamine pyrophosphate-requiring protein — MSARVSDHILRRLRAWGVEHVFGYPGAGLGGLLAAWGRAGDLPRFVQARHEEMSALQAVGYAKFSGRLGVCAAASGPGAVHLLNGLYDAKLDRVPVLAIVGTTDRAADGTTTGGAHRREVDLHALFRDVAAEFTATVTAPEQLPDVLDRAIRTAYARSCPTVVVVPADVQDLVCAAPEDEFTTTATGPADGDPAAVPSEESLRQAARILNSGDKVAILAGQGAAGARAEVERIAELLGAGVAKALLGKDVLSDELPYVTGAIGPLGTRPSYELMRDCDTLLTVGSSFPYAQYLPAAGTARGVRIDVDPRTSGTAHLYEVDLVGDAKETLRRLIPMIRGAERGREWFDTVCANVRRWDEVSGRRARLSADPINPEYVARVLDPLLPSDAIVTCDSGSVATWYARCLRLRPGMRASLSGTLATMGCAVPYAIGAKFAHPDRPAIALVGDGAMQMNGLAELITAARYRGRWRDPRLVVAVWNNRDLNQGTWEMRAGEGAPSFLPAQQLPDVPYARFASSLGMTAVRVERPEDVPAAWRAALEADGPAVVEFLTDPAVPPLPPHTTWERLEATAASILAGDADRGAMIRQGFKAKVQEFLPGREQGGDTRG; from the coding sequence ATGAGCGCCAGAGTCTCCGACCACATCCTGCGACGGTTGCGCGCATGGGGGGTCGAGCATGTCTTCGGCTACCCCGGCGCCGGCCTCGGCGGCCTGCTCGCGGCGTGGGGGCGGGCCGGGGACTTGCCGCGATTCGTACAGGCGCGGCACGAGGAGATGTCCGCGCTCCAGGCGGTCGGTTACGCCAAGTTCAGCGGCCGGCTGGGTGTCTGCGCGGCAGCATCGGGGCCGGGCGCGGTCCACCTGCTGAACGGTCTGTACGACGCGAAGCTCGACCGCGTCCCGGTCCTTGCGATCGTCGGGACGACCGACCGGGCGGCGGACGGGACGACGACGGGCGGCGCGCACCGGAGGGAGGTGGACCTGCACGCGCTGTTCAGGGACGTCGCCGCGGAGTTCACGGCGACGGTGACCGCCCCCGAGCAGTTGCCGGACGTCCTGGACCGGGCGATCCGCACGGCGTACGCGCGCAGCTGCCCGACCGTGGTCGTCGTCCCCGCGGACGTCCAGGATCTCGTCTGCGCCGCCCCCGAGGACGAGTTCACGACGACGGCGACCGGCCCGGCCGACGGCGACCCGGCGGCCGTCCCGTCGGAGGAATCCCTGCGTCAGGCGGCGCGGATCCTCAACTCCGGTGACAAGGTGGCGATCCTGGCCGGTCAGGGGGCTGCCGGGGCGCGTGCGGAAGTGGAGCGGATCGCCGAGCTGCTCGGCGCGGGCGTGGCCAAGGCGCTGCTCGGCAAGGACGTCCTGAGCGACGAACTCCCTTACGTGACCGGGGCGATCGGGCCGTTGGGCACCCGGCCCTCGTACGAGCTGATGCGTGACTGCGACACCTTGCTGACGGTCGGCTCGTCCTTCCCGTACGCGCAGTACCTGCCGGCTGCCGGCACGGCGCGCGGCGTGCGGATCGACGTCGATCCGCGGACGTCGGGGACGGCTCACCTCTACGAGGTGGACCTGGTCGGCGACGCGAAGGAGACCCTGCGCCGGCTGATTCCGATGATCCGGGGCGCGGAACGAGGCCGCGAGTGGTTCGACACCGTCTGCGCGAACGTCCGTCGCTGGGACGAGGTGTCCGGGCGCCGGGCGCGGCTGTCGGCCGATCCGATCAACCCCGAGTACGTGGCCCGGGTCCTGGACCCGTTGCTGCCGTCCGACGCGATCGTCACCTGCGACTCGGGCTCGGTCGCGACCTGGTACGCCCGCTGCCTCAGGCTGCGGCCGGGCATGCGCGCGTCCCTCTCCGGCACGCTCGCGACGATGGGCTGCGCGGTGCCGTACGCCATCGGCGCGAAGTTCGCCCACCCGGACCGGCCCGCGATCGCCCTGGTCGGGGACGGCGCCATGCAGATGAACGGGCTCGCGGAGCTGATCACGGCGGCCAGGTACCGCGGCCGGTGGCGGGATCCGCGTCTTGTCGTCGCGGTCTGGAACAACCGCGACCTCAATCAGGGCACGTGGGAGATGCGCGCCGGGGAGGGTGCGCCGTCCTTCCTGCCCGCGCAGCAACTGCCGGACGTGCCGTACGCGCGGTTCGCCAGCTCGCTGGGGATGACCGCGGTGCGCGTGGAACGCCCCGAGGACGTGCCGGCGGCCTGGCGGGCGGCCCTGGAGGCGGACGGTCCCGCCGTCGTGGAGTTCCTCACCGACCCGGCCGTGCCGCCGCTCCCGCCGCACACCACCTGGGAGCGGCTGGAGGCCACGGCCGCGTCGATTCTCGCGGGCGACGCCGACCGGGGCGCGATGATCCGGCAGGGCTTCAAGGCGAAGGT
- a CDS encoding phage holin family protein, protein MTGWKTAPTGVGAGTRGVRGVRGVRWRRAVSQAGRSVTVWAVSTLTMLVLAGILPDFRLQSPDGDSATTIAMTAAAGAGVFGVLSALAWPLLVRLLLLVPALVLGLLVFFLNGSLLLLALRLNPSGQSEAAPETAVIVAAVMSAVASATGAALAVRDDDAYRRRLYRLADRRRRGGPACPATPGTLFLQLDGVGHDVLVAAVRKGLMPTVERWLGDTLAAAADAEGGTGEPGSSVSGRPPAATVPSSASSASAAPRATHRLTLWRTDWSSQTGASQLGILHGSNHDLPAFRWYEKDTGEVMVCNRPTSAAELQRRAVERTRDGGLLSAGGASRGNLFSGGADEQALVLSIAARRRSRETRSRAGYFAYFSDPANAVRTALSFVAEVVREIGQSTRARLRGDRPRVGRGGLYPFVRAFATVVERDVVVAAVMGDMLAGRRAVYADLVAYDEVAHHSGPLGRDTEQVLGRLDRALALIETVAEHAPRPYRIVVLSDHGQSPGETFHARYGLTLGDLVRAGCGLPVPRRAQHTHSGAEARAAVRAALRRPVEETHGGREPSGRRSEPIVLASGNLALISFPDVPHRMSKEEIDARHPALLSTLANHPGVGFLLVRSEEHDGVVLGAYGARIPLDRLDDDPGPLAVFGPGAADAVRRTHTFPHTADIMVNSCYDPADGEVLAFEEQIGSHGGLGGAQARPFLLSPLALSAPAADGEELVGAEHVHSVLRRWLRESDGPQVPLKTAREEPAQEERAA, encoded by the coding sequence ATGACAGGGTGGAAGACGGCTCCCACGGGCGTCGGGGCCGGGACGCGAGGTGTACGGGGCGTGCGTGGGGTGCGATGGCGGCGGGCCGTCAGTCAGGCAGGGCGGAGCGTCACGGTGTGGGCCGTCTCCACCCTGACGATGCTCGTGCTGGCCGGGATACTGCCGGACTTCCGGCTGCAGTCGCCCGACGGCGACAGCGCCACCACCATCGCCATGACCGCCGCCGCCGGAGCGGGCGTCTTCGGCGTGCTGTCCGCCCTGGCCTGGCCGCTGCTGGTCCGCCTCCTGCTGCTCGTGCCGGCGCTGGTCCTCGGCCTGCTGGTGTTCTTCCTCAACGGCTCGCTGCTGCTTCTCGCTCTGCGGCTGAACCCCTCCGGACAGAGCGAGGCGGCTCCCGAGACCGCCGTCATCGTCGCCGCCGTGATGTCCGCCGTCGCCTCCGCGACGGGCGCGGCCCTGGCCGTGCGCGACGACGACGCCTACCGCCGCCGCCTGTACCGCCTCGCCGACCGCCGGCGCAGAGGCGGCCCCGCCTGCCCGGCCACCCCCGGCACCCTCTTCCTCCAGCTCGACGGCGTGGGCCACGACGTGCTGGTCGCGGCCGTGCGGAAGGGGCTGATGCCGACCGTCGAGCGGTGGCTGGGCGACACACTCGCCGCCGCCGCCGACGCCGAAGGCGGCACCGGCGAACCGGGAAGCTCCGTCAGCGGCCGCCCTCCGGCCGCGACCGTGCCGTCCTCGGCGTCCTCGGCGTCGGCGGCGCCGCGTGCCACGCACCGCCTCACCCTCTGGCGCACCGACTGGTCCAGCCAGACCGGCGCGAGCCAGCTCGGCATCCTGCACGGCAGCAACCACGACCTGCCCGCCTTCCGCTGGTACGAGAAGGACACCGGGGAGGTGATGGTCTGCAACCGTCCGACCAGCGCCGCCGAACTCCAGCGCCGCGCGGTCGAACGCACCCGTGACGGCGGCCTGCTGTCCGCCGGCGGCGCCAGCCGCGGCAACCTGTTCAGCGGCGGCGCCGACGAGCAGGCGCTCGTGCTGTCCATAGCCGCCCGCCGGCGCAGCCGGGAGACCCGCTCCCGGGCCGGCTACTTCGCCTACTTCAGCGACCCGGCGAACGCCGTGCGCACCGCCCTGTCGTTCGTCGCCGAGGTCGTCCGCGAGATCGGCCAGTCCACCCGCGCCCGGCTGCGCGGCGACCGCCCACGCGTCGGCCGCGGCGGCCTCTACCCCTTCGTCCGCGCCTTCGCGACCGTCGTCGAACGCGACGTCGTGGTGGCCGCGGTGATGGGCGACATGCTCGCCGGGCGCCGCGCCGTCTACGCCGACCTGGTGGCGTACGACGAGGTCGCGCACCATTCCGGACCGCTCGGCCGGGACACCGAGCAGGTCCTCGGCCGGCTCGACCGGGCACTCGCGCTGATCGAGACCGTCGCCGAGCACGCCCCCCGCCCCTACCGGATCGTCGTCCTGTCCGACCACGGCCAGAGCCCCGGCGAGACGTTCCACGCCCGCTATGGCCTCACCCTCGGCGACCTGGTGCGCGCCGGCTGCGGACTGCCCGTGCCGCGCAGGGCGCAACACACCCACAGCGGCGCCGAGGCCCGCGCCGCCGTCCGCGCGGCGCTGCGCCGCCCCGTGGAGGAGACGCACGGGGGCCGGGAGCCGTCCGGCCGCCGCTCGGAGCCGATCGTGCTCGCCTCCGGCAACCTCGCCCTGATCTCCTTCCCGGACGTCCCGCACCGGATGAGCAAGGAGGAGATCGACGCCCGTCACCCCGCGCTGCTGTCCACCCTCGCCAACCATCCCGGCGTCGGCTTCCTGCTGGTGCGCAGCGAGGAGCACGACGGAGTCGTCCTCGGCGCGTACGGCGCGCGGATCCCGCTCGACCGGCTGGACGACGACCCCGGCCCGCTGGCCGTGTTCGGGCCCGGCGCGGCCGACGCCGTGCGCCGCACCCACACCTTCCCGCACACCGCAGACATCATGGTCAACTCCTGTTACGACCCGGCCGACGGCGAGGTCCTCGCCTTCGAGGAGCAGATCGGCTCGCACGGCGGCCTCGGCGGCGCCCAGGCCCGGCCGTTCCTGCTGTCCCCGCTGGCCCTGTCCGCGCCCGCCGCGGACGGCGAGGAACTCGTCGGCGCGGAACACGTGCACAGTGTCCTGCGCCGCTGGCTGCGCGAGTCCGACGGCCCCCAGGTCCCCCTGAAGACGGCCCGCGAGGAGCCCGCCCAGGAGGAACGCGCCGCCTGA
- a CDS encoding DedA family protein produces the protein MTLSAVVVTTGIPTEATQQALGYPSLFLLVLIGALVPVVPTGALVSTAAVVAFHQKAPFSLLLVFVTASLAAFCGDAALYWLGRRGMRSRNGSRWLEAIRSRAPEERLAQAQGKLADHGTAVLVLSRLVPAGRIPVMLACLMAKWPLRRFSRGNLPACLAWAVTYQLIGILGGSLFPEPWEGVVAAVALTVLIGAAPSLWRRMKGTRTA, from the coding sequence GTGACCCTGTCGGCCGTCGTGGTCACGACGGGCATACCGACGGAGGCCACGCAGCAGGCGCTCGGCTATCCGTCGCTGTTCCTGCTGGTGCTGATCGGTGCGCTGGTGCCGGTGGTGCCGACGGGGGCACTGGTGAGTACGGCGGCCGTGGTCGCGTTCCATCAGAAGGCGCCGTTCTCCCTGCTCCTGGTATTCGTGACGGCATCGCTGGCCGCGTTCTGCGGGGACGCGGCCCTGTACTGGCTGGGGCGGCGCGGGATGCGGTCGAGGAACGGCTCGCGCTGGCTGGAGGCGATCCGCTCGCGGGCGCCCGAGGAGCGGCTGGCGCAGGCGCAGGGGAAGCTCGCCGACCACGGCACGGCGGTGCTGGTGCTGTCCCGGCTGGTGCCGGCGGGACGGATCCCGGTGATGCTGGCCTGTCTGATGGCGAAGTGGCCGCTGCGCCGCTTCTCGCGCGGCAACCTTCCGGCCTGTCTCGCCTGGGCGGTGACGTACCAGCTGATCGGCATCCTCGGCGGCTCGTTGTTCCCCGAGCCGTGGGAGGGCGTGGTCGCCGCGGTCGCCCTGACCGTGCTGATCGGCGCGGCGCCGAGCCTGTGGCGCCGGATGAAGGGGACCCGGACGGCCTGA
- a CDS encoding RNA polymerase sigma factor SigF has translation MANRANTRHHPHDDAPDTADAFRELAALPAGPRRDALRARIVEAWLPMADRLAGRFRNRGENHEDLRQVAALGLVKAVDRYDPARGNAFESYAVPTVTGEIKRHFRDHMWTLHVPRRVQDLRNRVRIAGQELSQTLSGRRPTVAEIAERAQLSEDDVRTGLEALESFSALSLDAEPPGSDGGYSLSDALGAPDPALATVVDREAVRPRLAALPERERAILYMRFFGDMTQSRIAEQLGISQMHVSRLISRCCDRLREQVLQEPMQ, from the coding sequence ATGGCGAACCGAGCGAACACGAGACACCACCCGCACGACGACGCCCCCGACACCGCAGACGCATTCCGCGAACTGGCCGCCCTGCCCGCGGGGCCCCGGCGCGACGCGCTGCGGGCCCGGATCGTCGAGGCCTGGCTGCCCATGGCCGACCGCCTCGCCGGACGGTTCCGCAACCGCGGCGAGAACCACGAGGACCTGCGTCAGGTCGCCGCCCTCGGCCTGGTCAAGGCCGTCGACCGCTACGACCCCGCGCGCGGCAACGCCTTCGAGAGCTACGCCGTGCCCACCGTCACCGGCGAGATCAAGCGGCACTTCCGCGACCACATGTGGACCCTGCACGTGCCGCGCCGGGTCCAGGACCTGCGCAACCGCGTGCGCATCGCCGGCCAGGAACTCTCCCAGACCCTCTCCGGACGCCGTCCCACCGTCGCCGAGATCGCCGAACGCGCACAGCTCAGCGAGGACGACGTCCGCACCGGCCTGGAGGCGCTCGAGAGCTTCTCCGCGCTGTCCCTGGACGCGGAACCGCCCGGCAGCGACGGCGGGTACTCGCTGAGCGACGCGCTGGGAGCGCCGGACCCGGCGCTCGCCACCGTCGTCGACCGGGAGGCGGTCAGGCCCCGGCTCGCCGCCCTGCCCGAGCGGGAGCGGGCCATCCTCTACATGAGGTTCTTCGGGGACATGACGCAGAGCCGGATCGCGGAGCAGCTGGGCATCTCGCAGATGCACGTCTCCCGCCTCATCAGCCGGTGCTGCGACCGGCTGCGAGAACAGGTACTGCAGGAACCGATGCAGTAA
- a CDS encoding aminotransferase class I/II-fold pyridoxal phosphate-dependent enzyme — protein sequence MRRTEPEDHGPVRYGPPLPPDGLPVLPELASALAGAAGRAEGEPVGGGEALLDAARGYWARRGGPAEPGGVVAGPGAPALLLALTAALGGDVLVPRPCAAWWAPYARLLGRPVFHVATPAECGGVPDPYALLETVRRVRAEGGDPRLLVLSVADDPTATVAPPEVLHEAVEAAAGEGLHLVSDETWRDTLHTPQETVLVSPAEMLPGEVTVVSDLAGALLPVGWPAAVARFPASAVGDALHARVLDVLTALDARVAAPVAAAAAYALTEPEPVTARVAAAVRLHAHVAREMHAAVVAAGALALPPRAGRHLYADLGPLRDALSAHGVGDAQELEDFLSARLGMPAPGGHRFGDDLSALHVRFSTGMLLNGADARRTERLTSPTPWELPHVQRALTLMRSVFDDLRDEAQRREPPR from the coding sequence ATGCGGCGGACGGAACCGGAGGACCACGGCCCCGTTCGTTACGGCCCGCCGCTCCCCCCGGACGGCCTGCCGGTGCTGCCCGAACTCGCCTCGGCGCTGGCCGGGGCCGCCGGCCGCGCCGAGGGCGAGCCGGTCGGCGGCGGCGAGGCCCTCCTCGACGCCGCCCGCGGCTACTGGGCCCGGCGCGGCGGGCCCGCCGAACCGGGAGGGGTCGTCGCCGGACCCGGCGCACCCGCCCTGCTGCTCGCGCTGACCGCCGCGCTCGGCGGCGACGTCCTGGTGCCGCGGCCCTGCGCGGCCTGGTGGGCGCCGTACGCCCGGCTGCTGGGCAGGCCGGTGTTCCATGTCGCGACGCCCGCGGAGTGCGGCGGCGTCCCGGACCCGTACGCCCTGCTGGAGACCGTGCGCCGGGTGCGCGCCGAGGGCGGTGACCCGCGTCTGCTGGTGCTGTCCGTCGCCGACGACCCCACCGCCACCGTGGCGCCGCCCGAAGTGCTGCACGAGGCCGTGGAGGCCGCCGCGGGGGAGGGGCTGCACCTGGTCAGCGACGAGACCTGGCGCGACACCCTGCACACCCCGCAGGAGACCGTGCTGGTCAGCCCCGCGGAGATGCTGCCAGGCGAGGTCACCGTCGTCAGCGACCTGGCCGGGGCCCTGCTGCCCGTCGGCTGGCCGGCGGCCGTCGCCCGGTTCCCCGCCTCGGCCGTCGGCGACGCCCTGCACGCGCGCGTGCTCGACGTGCTGACCGCCCTCGACGCCCGGGTGGCCGCGCCGGTCGCCGCCGCGGCCGCGTACGCGCTGACCGAGCCGGAGCCCGTCACCGCGCGCGTGGCCGCCGCGGTCCGCCTGCACGCGCACGTGGCGCGGGAGATGCACGCCGCCGTGGTCGCCGCGGGCGCCCTGGCGCTGCCGCCCCGGGCCGGCCGTCACCTCTACGCCGACCTCGGCCCGCTGCGCGACGCGCTGAGCGCGCACGGCGTCGGCGACGCACAGGAACTCGAGGACTTCCTCTCCGCCCGGCTCGGCATGCCCGCGCCGGGCGGCCACCGCTTCGGGGACGACCTCAGCGCCCTGCACGTCCGGTTCTCCACCGGCATGCTGCTCAATGGCGCGGACGCCCGGCGCACGGAACGCCTCACCTCGCCCACACCGTGGGAACTGCCCCACGTGCAACGTGCGTTGACACTCATGAGGTCGGTCTTCGACGACCTCCGTGACGAAGCTCAGCGACGGGAGCCTCCTCGATGA
- a CDS encoding MBL fold metallo-hydrolase yields MAVEITWWGHATCTVEDSDVRVLTDPLFARRLAHLRRRRGAMPPPGAWNADVALVSHLHADHLHVPSLARLAPGTRLLVPRGAPRAVPGLRRLRHLRLSEMEPGDETSVGGVRIRAVPARHDGRRLPVGRRSSPALGYVVEGAARTYFAGDTGLFEDMAEEVGPVDVALLPVGGWGPHLGEGHLDAGRAAEALALLGPRSAVPVHYGTYWPIGMDAVRPHEFHAPGEEFVRLAAERAPGVAVHRLGHGESVRLEEAR; encoded by the coding sequence GTGGCGGTGGAGATCACGTGGTGGGGTCACGCGACCTGCACGGTCGAGGATTCGGACGTGCGTGTGCTCACCGACCCCTTGTTCGCCCGCCGTCTCGCGCATCTGCGCCGCCGCCGGGGCGCCATGCCCCCGCCCGGGGCGTGGAACGCCGACGTCGCGCTCGTCTCCCACCTGCACGCCGATCATCTGCACGTGCCCTCGCTGGCGCGCCTCGCGCCGGGCACGCGCCTGCTGGTGCCCCGGGGCGCGCCGCGCGCCGTGCCCGGGCTGCGGCGGCTGCGGCATCTGCGGCTGAGCGAGATGGAGCCGGGCGACGAGACGTCCGTGGGCGGGGTCCGGATACGGGCGGTGCCCGCGCGGCACGACGGACGGCGGCTGCCGGTCGGCCGGCGCTCCTCCCCCGCTCTCGGGTACGTCGTCGAAGGCGCGGCGCGGACGTACTTCGCCGGGGACACCGGCCTGTTCGAGGACATGGCCGAGGAGGTCGGGCCGGTCGACGTGGCGCTGCTGCCGGTGGGCGGCTGGGGGCCGCATCTGGGCGAGGGGCACCTGGACGCGGGGCGGGCAGCCGAGGCGCTGGCCCTGCTGGGTCCGCGCAGCGCGGTGCCGGTGCACTACGGCACGTACTGGCCGATCGGCATGGACGCGGTGCGACCCCATGAGTTCCACGCGCCCGGTGAGGAGTTCGTGCGGCTCGCGGCGGAGCGTGCGCCGGGCGTGGCCGTGCACCGGCTGGGGCACGGGGAGAGCGTGCGCCTGGAGGAGGCACGGTGA
- a CDS encoding OsmC family protein gives MATTRSAHTVWEGNLLEGNGVVTFDSSGAIGQQPVTWAARTQEANGKTSPEELIAAAHSSCFSMAFSHALAGAGTPPAKLVTSADVTFQPGEGITGIHLTVEGTVPGLDEDAFLAAAEQAKVNCPVSQALKAVPITLSAKLA, from the coding sequence GTGGCCACCACGCGCTCCGCACACACCGTCTGGGAAGGCAACCTGCTCGAGGGCAACGGGGTCGTGACCTTCGACTCCTCCGGTGCCATCGGCCAGCAGCCCGTGACGTGGGCCGCCCGTACCCAGGAGGCGAACGGCAAGACCAGTCCCGAGGAGCTGATCGCGGCAGCCCACTCCAGCTGCTTCTCCATGGCTTTCTCGCACGCCCTGGCCGGTGCGGGCACGCCGCCCGCCAAGCTCGTCACCTCGGCCGACGTGACCTTCCAGCCGGGCGAGGGCATCACCGGCATCCACCTGACCGTGGAGGGCACGGTGCCCGGTCTCGACGAGGACGCGTTCCTCGCCGCCGCCGAGCAGGCCAAGGTCAACTGCCCCGTCAGCCAGGCCCTGAAGGCCGTCCCGATCACGCTGTCGGCCAAGCTCGCCTGA
- a CDS encoding MBL fold metallo-hydrolase yields MTQQSESTTTSTVTGGAVGTAPSPSSSLSPPSSSLSPFAPAPAVPPLAEPRPPGERRVWPRTFHDRLTSPLPGLKAIARFAREGSVRPGKEGLADIPRLPFAPAPLPRVDARTVAVSWAGHASWVVSIGGLTVLTDPVWSRRILGTPARITPVGVPWGALPRVDAVVISHNHYDHLDAPTMRRLPRDTPVFVPAGLGRWFLRRRFTRVTELDWWEAAELSGVRFDFVPSHHWSKRSLTDTCHSLWGGWVLTAPDGRSVYFAGDTGYGHWFSRIGRRHPGIDLALLPIGAYNPRWWLADVHCDPEEAVRAALDLGARRMAPMHWGTFVLSAEPVLEPLTRVRAAWQKAGLDRDDLWDLPVGGSRILDQGRASARTAPSDRRADGM; encoded by the coding sequence ATGACGCAACAGTCCGAGTCGACCACCACCAGCACGGTGACCGGCGGGGCCGTCGGCACCGCACCGTCGCCGTCATCGTCGCTGTCGCCGCCGTCGTCGTCATTGTCGCCCTTCGCACCGGCGCCCGCCGTCCCGCCGCTCGCCGAACCCCGGCCGCCGGGCGAGCGCCGGGTGTGGCCGCGGACCTTCCACGACCGGCTCACCTCGCCGCTGCCCGGCCTCAAGGCCATCGCCCGGTTCGCCCGCGAAGGCTCCGTGCGCCCCGGCAAGGAGGGCCTTGCCGACATTCCCCGACTGCCCTTCGCGCCCGCCCCGCTGCCCCGCGTGGACGCCCGCACCGTCGCCGTCAGCTGGGCGGGGCACGCCAGCTGGGTGGTGAGCATCGGCGGCCTGACCGTCCTGACCGACCCGGTGTGGTCCCGACGCATCCTCGGCACGCCGGCCCGGATCACCCCCGTCGGCGTCCCCTGGGGCGCGCTGCCGCGCGTCGACGCCGTCGTCATCAGCCACAACCACTACGACCACCTGGACGCCCCCACGATGCGTCGACTCCCGCGCGACACACCGGTGTTCGTGCCGGCCGGGCTCGGACGCTGGTTTCTGCGCCGCCGGTTCACCCGGGTCACCGAGCTGGACTGGTGGGAGGCGGCCGAACTGTCCGGCGTGCGCTTCGACTTCGTGCCCTCGCACCACTGGTCCAAGCGCAGCCTCACCGACACCTGCCACTCTCTCTGGGGCGGATGGGTGCTCACCGCCCCCGACGGCCGGAGCGTCTACTTCGCCGGGGACACCGGCTACGGCCACTGGTTCTCCCGTATCGGCCGACGCCACCCCGGGATCGACCTGGCACTGCTGCCGATCGGCGCCTACAACCCCCGTTGGTGGCTCGCAGACGTGCACTGCGACCCGGAGGAGGCGGTCCGTGCCGCCCTCGACCTCGGCGCGCGGCGCATGGCACCCATGCACTGGGGCACCTTCGTGCTGTCCGCCGAGCCCGTCCTCGAACCCCTCACGCGTGTGCGGGCCGCCTGGCAGAAGGCGGGCCTGGACCGCGACGACCTGTGGGACCTGCCGGTGGGAGGCTCGCGGATCCTGGACCAGGGGCGCGCGAGTGCGAGAACGGCGCCGTCCGACCGGAGGGCGGACGGGATGTGA